A genome region from Amblyraja radiata isolate CabotCenter1 chromosome 2, sAmbRad1.1.pri, whole genome shotgun sequence includes the following:
- the bzw2 gene encoding basic leucine zipper and W2 domain-containing protein 2, with the protein MSKLQKPVLTGQRFKTRKRDEKEKFEPTVFRDTIVQGLNEAGTDLDAASKFLDITGSRLDYRRYADTLFDILIAGSMLAPGGTRIDDGDKTKVTDYCVFGATEDQQMIRNYAQVFNKLIRRYKYLEKAFEETIKKLLLFLKAFSASEQTKLAMLTGILLSNGSFPATILTSLFSDNLVKEGISASFAVKVFKSWMSEKDANAVTASLRKANLDKKLLELFPANKQNFEHFAAYFTDAGLKELSDYLRVQQSLGTRKELQKDLKEKLSQECPIREIILYVKDEMKRNDLPEQAVIGLLWTCIMNAVEWNKKEELVTEQSLKHLKQYAPLLAVFSTQGQSELILLQRIQEYCYDNIHFMKTFQKIVVLFYKADVLSEEAILKWYKEAHVAKGKSVFLDQMKKFVEWLQNAEEESESEEGEED; encoded by the exons ATGAGTAAGTTGCAGAAGCCAGTGCTAACAGGCCAACGGTTTAAGACCAGGAAGAGGG ATGAAAAAGAGAAGTTCGAACCAACAGTCTTCAGAGACACAATTGTTCAAGGTCTTAATGAGGCGGGGACTGACCTTGATGCGGCTTCCAAGTTTCTGGATATAACAGGCTCAAGACTTGATTATCGTCGTTATGCCGACACACTGTTTGATATATTGATAGCTGGGAGCATGCTAG CCCCAGGAGGAACACGTATTGATGATGGAGACAAAACCAAGGTGACTGACTACTGTGTGTTTGGTGCCACTGAAGATCAACAAATGATCCGTAACTATGCTCAG GTCTTCAATAAACTCATCAGACGTTATAAGTATCTGGAAAAAGCTTTTGAAGAAACAATTAAAAAG CTCTTGCTATTCCTGAAAGCATTTTCGGCATCAGAACAAACCAAGTTGGCAATGCTCACCGGCATCCTGTTATCCAATGGATCGTTTCCAGCAACAATTTTAACAAGCTTATTTTCTGATAATTTGGTTAAAGAAG GAATATCTGCATCGTTTGCTGTAAaagtttttaaatcttggatgtCAGAAAAGGATGCCAATGCTGTAACCGCATCCCTCAGAAAGGCGAACCTGGACAAGAAGTTGTTG GAACTCTTTCCAGCTAATAAACAAAACTTTGAACATTTTGCTGCATATTTTACTGATGCTGGACTGAAAGAGCTGTCTGACTACCTACGTGTACAACAATCTCTGGGAACTCGCAAAGAACTACAAAAAGATCTGAAAGAAAAACTTTCTCAGGAATGCCCCATCAGGGAG ATCATCCTGTATGTCAAGGACGAGATGAAGAGAAATGATCTGCCAGAGCAGGCTGTAATTGGTCTACTGTGGACCTGTATAATGAATGCTGTTGAATGGAACAAGAAAGAAGAGCTCGTTACAGAACAATCTTTAAAACATCTTAAG CAATATGCACCACTTCTTGCAGTATTCAGTACTCAAGGTCAGTCGGAGTTGATCCTACTCCAGAGGATTCAGGAATATTGCTATGACAATATCCACTTTATGAAGACTTTCCAGAAAATTGTTGTGCTATTTTACAAAG CTGATGTTCTGAGTGAAGAAGCCATCCTAAAATGGTATAAGGAAGCACATGTTGCAAAGGGCAAAAGCGTCTTTCTTGACCAGATGAAGAAATTTGTTGAGTGGCTACAAAACGCTGAGGAAG AATCTGAATCGGAAGAAGGTGAAGAAGATTAG